From Cotesia glomerata isolate CgM1 linkage group LG2, MPM_Cglom_v2.3, whole genome shotgun sequence, a single genomic window includes:
- the LOC123258825 gene encoding coiled-coil domain-containing protein 6 yields MADRDSASESDSSSIDGGPIMMPPSPITREQLQKRIESLQQHNRVLKVELETYKLRVKALQEENRGLRQASVIIQAKAEQEEEFISNTLLKKIQALKKEKETLAHHYEQEEECLTNDLSKKLNQLRQEKCKLEQTLEQEQECLVNKLMRKIEKLEAETLAKQSNLEQLRREKVELENTLEQEQEALVNKLWKRMDKLEAEKRMLQIKLDQPVSDPTSPREISNGDAATNLSTHIQTLRSEVARLRHTLLMSQQEHTEKMQRYVNEEKHIKEENLRLQRKLQLEVERREALCRHLSESESSLEMEEERHYNEIVMSGSNIRNRTVSSPVPHNPSPSSSRPLSPGINIVGSTTARDSFTSNRCFACGQPVIALPFSSSPPSSTALMASTSNRRTSDRFVKPAIPPTVISPGGPQSLSPITNTSAGCPMDITKT; encoded by the exons atggcTGACCGCGATAGTGCATCCGAAAGTGATTCAAGTTCGATAGATGGAGGACCAATTATGATGCCTCCTTCACCAATAACTCGAGAGCAATTGCAGAAACGAATTGAATCTCTTCAACAACATAATCGAGTACTAAAAGTTGAACTTGAAACTTACAAGCTTCGAGTGAAAGCCCTTCAAGAAGAAAACCGAGGACTTCGGCAAGCCTCAGTAATTatt CAAGCTAAAGCTGAACAAGAAGAGGAATTCATCAGtaatactttattaaaaaaaatccaagctttaaaaaaagaaaaagaaacatTAGCTCATCATTATGAGCAGGAAGAAGAATGCCTCACTAAtgatttgtcaaaaaaattaaatcaattaaggCAAGAAAAGTGTAAACTAGAGCAAACTTTAGAACAAGAGCAAGAATgcttagtaaataaattgatgagaaaaattgaaaaattggaaGCTGAAACTTTAGCAAAACAGAGCAATTTAGAGCAACTACGAAGAGAAAAAGTTGAATTGGAAAATACTTTAGAACAAGAACAAGAAGCACTTGTGAATAAGCTATGGAAAAGGATGGACAAATTGGAAGCGGAAAAAAGAATGCTTCAAATAAAGTTAGATCAACCGGTTTCGGATCCTACGTCTCCTAGAGAAATAAGTAATGGTGATGCAGCAACAAATCTCAGTACACATATACAAACATTGAGAAGTGAAGTCGCAAGATTGAGACATACTCTGTTAATGTCACAACAAGAACATACTGAAAAAATGCAGCGCTACGTTAACGAAGAAAAAcatattaaagaagaaaatttaagGCTGCAGCGCAAATTACAACTAGAAGTTGAACGCCGTGAAGCTCTCTGTAGACATTTATCAGAATCTGAATCTAGTTTAGAAATGGAAGAAGAACGTCATTATAACGAGATTGTTATGTCAGGAAGTAATATTAGAAATCGAACAGTATCAAGTCCTGTACCACACAATCCATCACCCAGTTCATCTAGACCGCTTAGTCCTGGAATTAATATAGTGGGCTCTACTACTGCTCGTGATAGTTTTACATCAAATCGCTGTTTTGCTTGTGGACAGCCAGTAATAGCTCTTCCATTTTCTAGTTCTCCACCTTCAAGTACTGCTCTTATGGCCTCTACTTCAAACAGACGCACTTCTGATAGATTTGTCAAACCTGCGATTCCACCAACTGTAATAAGTCCAGGAGGGCCGCAATCATTGTCACCTATTACTAATACATCTGCTGGCTGCCCAATGGATATAACTAAAACATAA